The Pantoea eucalypti sequence TGGTGCCTGGTATGTGCAGGCACAGCGTTTCCGTCGCCATTTTCAGCAGCAGGTGTTACCGCTGTTTGATCGGTTCGATGTGCTGATCGCCCCAGCGACGCCCTGCAGCGCGATTACTATCGGTCAGCAAACCCTGACGATTCAGGGTGAGTCGCTGCCCGCCAAGGCGAGCATGGGAATGCTAACGCAGCCGATCTCCTTCCTGGGATTGCCGGTCTGTACCGTGCCGCTGGCGACCCAAAGTGGCCTGCCGATTGGATTACAGCTTATCGCCCGTCCGTTTAATGAAGAGGCAGTACTACGCGCCGCCTGGGCACTGGAACAACAGGGCATTACGATGCCGCAAATGAATATGGCAGGAGCGTGATGAACAGAGAGATTAATTTACCGCAGGTGCTCACCGAGGTAACGGCGCAGTTTTATCGCTACGAGCAGGCGCTGGTCAGCAATGACGTGGAAGAACTGGATGCGCTCTTCTGGCATGACCCGCGAACCGTGCGTCTCGGGGCGGGAGAGAATCTGTATGGCATTGATGAAATTCGGGCCTTCCGTGCCGCGCGTCCTTCAGCCGGTCTGAACAGGACGCTACGGAACACCGTGATTACGACTTTTGGCGAGGATTATGCGGTCTGCAGCACCGAATTTACCCGCCCTGGCAGCGATAAGATTGGCCGTCAGCAGCAGACCTGGGTACGAATGCCCCACGGCTGGTGCATCGTGGCGGCGCAGGTCAGTCTGATGAGCTGACGGCATCCGGCGCTGCTCCCGTTCAGAACGGGGCAAGCGCCGGAACTGGCTTAAGGTGCCGGGTGAGTTGCGATCCAGTGGTCAGCAATCTGCTGGCGGGTACAGATCCAGACGTCGTCGTGCTGCTGGATGTGATCGAGGAAGTTCTGCAACGCGCGGAATTTGCCAGGGCGACCCAGCAGGCGGCAATGCATGCCGACCGACATCATCTTCGGTGCCGTCTCTCCCTCTTCATACAGCACATCAAAGGTGTCGCGCAGATAGGTGAAGAACTGTTCGGCGGTGTTAAACCCCTGCGGCGAGGCAAAGCGCATATCGTTGCACTCAAGGGTGTAAGGAATAACCAGGTGCGGTTTTACCGTGCCATCCTGGCAGGTAACCTGCGTCCAGAACGGCAGATCATCGCCGTAGTAGTCACTGTCGTAGCTGAACCCACCCTGCTCCACCACCAGCCGACGGGTGTTCGGGCTGTCGCGCCCGGTGTACCAGCCTGTTGGCGCTTTCCCAAACAGATCCACCAGCACATCCACCGCCTGCTGCATATGCTGACGTTCAGTTTTTGCATCCATGCCCTGATAGTGGATCCAGCGCCAGCCGTGGCTGACCACATCGTAGTCCGCCTGTTTAATCGCCTCGACAATTTCCGGATGACGCGCCAGCGCCATCGCCACACCAAAAACGGTTAGCGGCAGACCACGTTTCTGAAATTCATTGTGGATGCGCCAGAAGCCGGCGCGGGAGCCGTACTCATACAGCGACTCCATCGACATGTGACGATCGGTATAGCTGGCTGCACCGATGATGTCGGAGAGGAACTGCTCTGAGCCCGCATCGCCATGCAGCACACTGTTTTCTGCACCCTCTTCGTAATTCAGGACAAACTGCACTGCCACACGGGCGTTATTGGGCCAGGCGGCGTGCGGCGGATTGGCGCCATAACCGATTAAATCGCGCGGATAGTTTTTGTTAAAGCTGTACTCTTTCTTCTCTGCAGCGTCAGTCATTACTCCACCTGTTTTGATTCGGGAAAGTTCCGTTAGTTTAGATGTTGAAACGCACCTGAGAGAGGTTTCTGCAAAGGCCAGGCCAGATCGCCATGTTTGCTGGTGCCAAAACCAAGCGCCACCAGCGACTCGACCATTTTCACCGCTGCGCTGACGCCATCAATCACCGGCAGGCCCAGCTCCTGGGTCAGCGAAGCCGCCAGCGTCGCCATTCCGCCACAACCCAGCACAATCGCCCCGCTGCCATCTTCCCGTTTCGCCTGAATACAGCGCTGCCGCACTTTTTCCTGCGCCAGACCGCTGCCATCCTCCAGCGCCAGTACCGGCAGATCGATGGCATGCAGCGCGGCACAGTGATGGGTAAAGCCATACTGCTGCAACAGATGACGCGCAATCACCAGCGTGCGCGGCAGCGTGGTGACAATGGAGAAGCGTGTCGCCAGCAGCGTGGCGGTATGCATCGCCGCCTCCGCAATGCCGATTACCGGCCCGCTGGCCAGCTCGCGTGCGGCCAGTAAACCCGGATCGCCGAAGCAGGCAATGACATGTCCGCTGACACCCTGCTCCCTGCCCAGCTTGATCTGCTCCAGCACGCCGATGGCGGCGATCGCCTCATCGAAGTGCCCTTCAATGGAGGGCACACCCTGCGACGGCGAAACCGCCAGAATTTCGGTGCCCGGCGCGGCGACCGCACGCGCGGCCTGAGCGATAGTTTCGGTCATCGCCAGACTGGTGTTGGGATTAATGACCTGAATCAGACTCATGAAGCGACTCCAGAGACTGAGGCAAACAGTCGGGAGAAATCGGGCAGGGTTTCTCCGCTGCGCTCAAAGTGCAGGCTGGAAACGATGTGCTCAAAGTGATGCTGAAGCGCGAGAGTCAGCGGTTCCAGCGCACGAGCGCGCAGTAACGCCAGAAGATTTGCGTGATCGTCACAGCGACAGCCGCGCTGCCAGGGCGCGCCCCAGGCGGCAATTACCAGTGAGGAGCGCTGAGTCAGGCTGGTCACCATGCCGGTGAGCACCTGATTACCGGAGATCGCCTGTAGCTGAATATGAAACGCGGCGGAAAGCCGGATGGCTGCCGGACCATCATGATCGGCGTGCGCCTGGTTTTCCTGTGCAATGAGCTGCTCCAGTGCCGCCAGATGCGGAGGCTGCAGATGCGCCAGTACCGCAGGCAGATTGGCGCACTCCATTAAACTGCGGGTTGAGAAGATGTCACGTGCCTCTTCAACGCCGGGTGTCGCCACCTGCGCACCACGTTTGGGCGTCAGGGTGACCATCTGCACCGCCGCGAGGCGCTGCAGCACTTTGCGGATGCCGGTGCGACTCACCCCAAAGACCCCGGAAAGTGCCTCTTCCGGCAATTTACTGCCTGGCGGCAGCTGGTGCTCAACAATAGCGTTCATCAACGCCTGGTAAATCCCTTCATCTTTGTCCTGCAGATGAGTGGCGTCTCGCTGGCCTGTTTTACTCGTCATTACCTGCTCCGGTCGCTCGCTGTGTGCCACTATCGTATACGTGAAAAATAAATATTGTATACAAGAAAACAGATCTGGCCTGAATCCTGCAATACCGTCTTACCAGATTATTCATTCCACTTTCAGGTACAGGAGCAGGTTTCATGCCAAAACAATCAACGGTGGCCAGCGCGGCCTCTGAAGCCAGTGCCCGTTACAGCCCACGGCTTTGTAACGAAGACCTGGCACCGACTCGCAATCAGAACTGGTCGTGGTACAACATCTTCTCTTTCTGGATGTCCGATGTGCACAGCATGGGCGGCTATGTGGTAGCCGCCAGTTTCTTCACGCTGGGATTAGCCAGCTGGCAGGTGCTGCTCTGCCTGCTGGCCGGGATTTGCATCGTGCAAATCTGTGCCAACCTGGTGGCGAAACCGAGCCAGATGGCGGGTGTCCCTTATGCGGTGATCTGCCGTCAGGCGTTTGGCGTGTTTGGTGCCAATATTCCGGCGGTGATTCGCGGGCTGATCGCGTTCGCCTGGTATGGCATTCAGACCTATCTGGCGGCGAATGCCCTGATGCTGGTGCTGCTGAAGTTTGCGCCGTCGCTGACATCAATGACCGTGCCACACTGGCTGGGCCTGTCGCTGCTGGGCTGGTGCTGTTTCGGCATTATGTGGTTACTGCAGGCGATGGTGTTCTGGCACGGCATGAACGCCATTAAGCGGTTTATTGATGTCGCTGGACCGGCGGTCTATGTGGTGATGGTGGCACTGGCGGGCTGGATTGTATACAAGACCGGTTTCGATGGCATCTCCTTTACCCTCGCCAGCAAATCGCTGACCGCAGGCGAACAGACCTGGCAGATGATTACGGCCACGGCGCTGGTGGTCTCTTACTTCTCCGGGCCGCTGTTAAACTTCGGTGACTTTTCACGCTACGGCAAGAATATGTCCGAGATTCGTCGCGGCAACCGCTGGGGCCTGCCGTTTAACTTCCTGCTGTTCTCAGTGGTGACGGTGGTGATTGTCTCGGGCACCCAGTCGCTGTTTGGCAAAATGATCACCGATCCTATCGAAACCGTAAGCATGGTCGGCAACGATCTGGCGGTCGCGATTGGCCTGCTGACCATGATTACCGCCACCATCGGCATCAACATCGTGGCGAACTTCGTTTCACCCGCGTTTGACTTCTCGAACTGTTCCCCACAGAAAATCAGCTTCCGCACCGGTGGGATGATCGCCGCCGTTGGTTCAGTGCTGTTAACGCCGTGGAACCTGTTCCAGTCGCCTGAGCTGATTCACTACACCCTGGATGTGCTGGGATCCTTTATCGGGCCGCTGTTCGGGATTCTGTTAACCGATTTCTATCTGATTAAGCGTGGCCGTATCTCAGTCGACGATCTGTTTAATGACACGCCATCTGGTCGTTACTGGTATCGCGGTGGCTTTAACCCCAAAGCAATTGGCGCGCTGCTGCCGTCGGTAGCGATTTGCCTGGTGATTAGTTTTATCCCTTCCCTGCATCAGGTGGCGAACTTCAGCTGGTTCATTGGTGCTGGTCTGGCGGCGGGCTGCTATCGCTTTATCGCCCGTGAAGATCGTGAAGCTGAAGATGTGACCCGCGCGCATGGCGAGGTAGTGGCGCAGAAGAATCAAGCCGTCGCTGAATAGCAGACAGCAAAAAGCCGATTCATTTCTGAATCGGCTTTTTTAAAGAGATTGGCGGAACGGACGGGGCTCGAACCCGCGACCCCCTGCGTGACAGGCAGGTATTCTAACCAACTGAACTACCGCTCCGCGCTTTGTTCCCCGTCGAGAACGAGGCGCATAGTAATGGCAGGTTGTTACGGCGTCAACGCTTTTTCCAGGTGAATAAATCGTTTGCTGTTTTTTTCAGCTTGGCGTTGATTTTATCCACAAAAACAGGCCATTCAGCCACGCCACAGACAGCTGCCACCCTTTTTCATCACCAGATCCAGACGGGACTCATGGGCAACCACTTCCTCTTCGCTGGCCGTGACCACGCGCAGTGCAGAGGCGGGACGGACGATGCGCTGAATGCTCTCTCCCTGCGCCTCACGGGCACTTTCACTTTCCGATAAGAACGAGAGTGACGTCTGACCACCGGTCATGGTCAGGAAGACTTCCGCCAGAATCTCGGCATCAAGCAGTGCGCCGTGCAGAGTACGCTTGGTGTTGTCTATTTCATAACGCGAGCAGAGCGCATCAAGGCTGTTACGCTTGCCGGGAAACATACGACGCGCCAGCGCCAGACTATCGGTAATTTTGCAGAAGGTTTCGGTTTTCTCAATGCCACGGTTCAGCTTTGAGAACTCGTAGTCCATAAAGCCGATATCAAACGGTGCGTTGTGAATGACTAATTCAGCACCGCGAATGTAGTCGAGAAACTCATCTGCGATTTCGCTGAACGCGGGCTTGTCGGCAAGAAATTCATCTGCAATCCCGTGGACACCAAAGGCTTCAGGATCGACCAGCCGATCGGGCTTGAGATACATATGAAAATTGTTGCCGGTCAGGCGACGGTTAATCACCTCCACCGCACCAATCTCAATGATGCGGTGCCCCTCATAATGTACCCCGATCAAGTTCATGCCGGTGGTTTCAGTATCGAGAACGATCTGGCGGTTATTTGCAGTGCTCATAAGACCCGTTTTATGTCAGACTTAGCGTTTTTGAGAGGAAGTCTACCAGAGATGCGCAAACAGGTAGAAATATTCACCGATGGATCCTGCCTCGGAAATCCCGGCCCCGGCGGTTATGGTGCGATTTTACGCTACGGTCAGCATGAAAAGACGTTCAGCGCGGGCTATCACCTTACCACCAATAACCGGATGGAGTTGATGGCGGCGATTGTTTCGCTTGAAGCGCTGACTCAACCCTGCGATGTGGTGCTCAGCACCGACAGTCAGTATGTGCGCCAGGGAATCACCAGCTGGATTCATAACTGGAAAAAGCGTGGCTGGAAAACCGCCGATAAAAAGCCAGTAAAGAATGTCGATCTCTGGCAGCGTCTCGACTTAGCACTCAGCACCCACAAAATTCAGTGGGAGTGGGTTAAAGGGCATGCCGGACATCCGGAAAATGAACGCTGCGACGTGCTGGCCCGCACTGCAGCTGAAAACCCTGCCTTTGAAGATATCGGTTATAAAGCCGAGTCCTGATCCTCTGCCTTGCGGAACTGACGCGTCGCGTTGACCGTCTGGCGGATCTTGCTGGTACTCAGGCTCTTCTTTGCCCGTGTCGGCAGCAGCGGGAAGGTGCGTTTACGTGCCACCACAATATTCAGGCAGCCCAGCGCCGGTAAGTGGGCGCTGATCAGTTTCCCGCCCTGTCGATGCCACGGCAGCACCTGAAACCGGGTGCGATAAACCACTTCATAATTCAGCAGCCCCAGCCAGTCGAGCAACCGCATCTGGCTGAACATCCGTCCGCTCCACGGCGCCTTGCGAGTTAATCCCGGCACCATTTTGCTCACGCCAAGCAGGCTGAAGGGATTAAAACCGCTGATGATCATCCAGCCATCATCGATTAACACCCTGTCCACTTCGCGCAATACCCGATGAGGATCCTGGCTCCAGGCGAGCGTATGGGCCATCAGACAGGCATCCACCGACTTCGACTCAAACGGCAACTGCATCGGGTCGGCCAGCACCTGCAACTGCTCACCTTTACTGCCCACATTGACCTGATGTGAAATAGCACAATTTTCTGTGTTGATTTCTGCGCTGAGATTGCCAAGCTTAAGCATATGAAAGCCATATAGCTTTCCGAGGTAAGGCTGAAGCTGCTGCGTTAACGCGTCGCGGAAATACTCTCCCCACGGCATATCGCGCCATGACAGCGGAGCGTTCAGAATCTGGCGTGATTTAGCGGGCTTCATGCTTTACGCTCTTCCTTTTACTACGACCTGCGAGAGGTGATGATGAATCTTACCAGTATTCCTGCGTTGCAGGACAACTACATCTGGGCACTGACGGATGATCAAGGTAAATGCCTGATTGTCGATCCCGGCGAAGCCCAACCGGTGTTAGAAAAAATGGCGTCCAACGGCTGGGAGCCGGTCGCCATCCTGCTGACTCACCACCATAACGATCATACCGGTGGAGTGAAAACCCTGTGTGAGCATTTCCCGCAACTGGAGGTGTACGGCCCTCAGGAAACCGAGGCCAAAGGAGCCAGAACGATCGTCAGCGAAGGGGATAAAGTCACGGTTCTGGGGCTGACTTTCGACGTGATCCACACTCCTGGTCACACTTTAGGACATATCTCATATTACAGTGCGCCTTATCTTTTCTGCGGCGACACCCTCTTTTCGGGTGGCTGTGGACGCCTTTTTGAGGGCACAGCAGAGCAAATGTATGATTCGTTTCAAAAGCTTAATCAGCTACCAGGAGAAACCTTAGTCTGTTGCGCGCATGAATATACTTTATCCAATTTGAAGTTTGCTGCGGCTATTCTGCCTCATGACCCGCAAATAATGGCCGAATATCAGAAAATTAAGGACTTACGCGCTGAAAATGGCATTAGTCTGCCTGTAAAACTGGCGCACGAACGGTCAATTAATTTATTTCTCCGTTCGCAAGACGTTGATTTACAACGCGCTTTAAACGTTAATGTTTCTGATGAACCGCTATGGCATACATTTGCTGTTCTACGCGAGAAGAAAGACGCTTTTTGATTTTTCGGGTTGTGTTGTGAAAATTCGTCACGTATAGTTGCTCGTCTTTTAAGCGAACTATTGACACACATATGAAGGCTAAAGCGATATTACTCGCCTCAGTCTTGCTGGTGGGATGTCAGGCGTCCAGGAACGATGCCAATATTCCCGAACAGCATGCACAGAGTCTGTCTTCAGCTGGTCAAGGTGAAAATGGAAAGTACGGAGACGAGTTTTTGTCGCCGCGATGGCAGGAAGATGGAACTGGCCTCGCAGCAGACGCAGATCTCTGGAGTTTCATTAGTGACGAGTTGAAGATGGGGATTCCGGAAAACCCGGCAATCCGCGAACAAAAAAGAAAATTTTTAAAAAATAAGAGCTATCTCCACGATGTAACATTACGGGCAGAGCCGTACATGTACTGGATAGTCGAGCAGATACAGAAACGTAAAATGCCGATGGAACTGGTACTGCTACCCATAGTGGAGAGCGCTTTTGACCCCCGGGCAACGTCATCCGCCAATGCCGCTGGCATCTGGCAGATTGTTGCAGCTACGGGTCGAAACTATGGTTTGAAACAAAACCAGTATTACGATGGGCGACGTGATGTGGTCGCATCCACGAAAGTTGCGCTGGATATGATGCAGCGTCTTAACACTATGTTTGACGGTGACTGGTTATTAACCATCGCCGCCTATAACAGTGGTGAAGGACGTGTGCTTAAAGCGATTAAGCAGAACAAGGCGCGCGGTAAGCCGACTGACTTCTGGCATTTATCGCTGCCACGCGAAACAACCGTGTATGTGCCTAAAATGTTAGCTCTGAGTGAACTGCTCAAAAATAACAAGCGTTACGGTATCAAACTGCCGACACCTAATGAAAGTCGTGCTCTGGCGCGAGTGGAAGTGGGTCAGCAGATACAGCTGACGCAGGCTGCCGAAATGGCAGGTATGTCGCTCACGAAACTGAAGAGCTTCAATACCGGCTACAAAGGCGGTGCAACAGCGCCAAACGGCCCGCACTATATTATGGTGCCGAAGTCGAACGTCGCTAAACTGCGTAACTCACTGGCTTCCGGTGACATCGCAGCAGTACAGCCGACGCAGCTTGCAAAAGCCAGCGCGAGTGGCGGGTATAAAGTGCGACGTGGGGATACGCTTTCTGGTATCGCCGCTAAACTTGGCGTCAGCGTCTCGACACTGAAGCAGGAAAACAACCTGCGCGGTGCTGATATCCGACCGGGTCAGACTCTGACTATCGGTTCGAATGGCACCCGACTGGCTGATAACGGCAACAGCATCACCTACCGTGTTCGTAAGGGTGATTCTCTTGACAGTATTGCCCGTCATCACGGCGTCAATATTAAAGACGTGATGCGCTGGAACAGTGTGCTGGACAATGCGAAAGATATTCAACCCGGCGATAACTTAACGCTGTTTGTGAATAATAACGCAACCCCTGATACCTGATACGTTGAAAAGGCTGGCAATTGTCAGCCTTTTTCTTTTATGCATCTGCCGCCGTTTACGCATCCCTTCCCTATCCTTCTGCTGGCAGCCTTAATGTCTCTTACTAACGTCCTGAACTGAACTCCACCAGTAGCGGATTATGGTCGGACGCGCGCGTGACCAGTACGGATGCTTCGCTCACTCTGAGATCGCGATAGAAGACGAAATCCAGCGGGCGGCCAAACGCTTTACGACGATGGTCGGCAGTAAACATGACTTCTTCCAGTTTCATCCGCTGTGCAAACCGGTAGAGCGCATTGATGCGCTGACGGCTCCATGCATTAAAATCACCGGCCATAATTACCGGTCCCTGGTGGTGCATAATCTGCTCACCAATAGGTCCCAGCTGTTTACTGTAAACGTCCACACCGAGGCTGAAGTTAACCGCATGGATGTTGACGACCATCAGCATATCACCGGCCGGCAGAGGGTAAGCCGTGACCAGTGCCGATTTTGACAGCCTCAGCAGAGGTTCTCGCTCACGTAACGGACAACAATAGACCGGGTGCGCAGAGGCAAGTGTCATCACTCCAGAGGGGTGCTGAGGCAGCACAAAGGCGGGCACCTGATCGGCAGCCAGATAGTTACTGGTCGCAAACTCCACCAGTTCAGGTGTGGTCTGCGCCTCCTGCAGTAATACAAGATGTGCATCCTTACCAAATCCTTCCAGTACTGACATCCAATCTGCGCGTTGCTGCTTAAAGATGTTCCATACCAGGACCTTGAGATTTGGATGCGCAGGCAACGGGGCGCCGGGAGGCAGTGCCTGACCGAGATGGAGCATCGCGCCAGGTGGAAAGATCTGTTCCACTGGTTGTCCTGCTACATATCGCATTGCATAAGTTTTTTTGCGCACTTTCCCGCCTGGCTGATGATTCAAAAATACAGTTAACACCTGTCTGTTATAGGGATTCTAGACCGGGGTTTCAATGGATGCAGGTGAATGTCGGAATTCATCACGCATTTCCAGCATAAAGCAGCCCTTTTACGCTCGCTAAGCAAATCGAGGCAGATCGGGAGGCGATGTTGTCTTTATCATCATTGAGCCCTGTCAGTGGGCAGACAATTAATCAGCTCTGTCTTTGGGTAAGGATATTAGCCGTCTTTCGGACTTTATGATCGATTGTGAAGTGGCGGAGGGAGCACCGTTGCAGTCACTACGTCTGCCGGTCGGGATGCGCCTTAATGCGGTTGACTGCTACGACACTGGGGTGAGCCAGCCTGTGTGCGGGCTTTTATCGTTTTCTTACTGAGTGGACAGCTGAGCAGCGACAGCGTATGTGAACGCTTAAGAGGCTGGCATTGTCGGCGTTTAACCGAACACATTCGTAATGGTGGAATCGACAACGGGATTATTGCTTTATGTTCAGATTATCAGTTGTCGTTAACATGATCCTGCAGATCGATGGGAATCAGTGCGCGAACTTCCCGGGCTGATTTGGCTGCAATGGAAAAAGCCCTGACCGTTAAGTCAGGGCTTTCCAATTAAGTGGCGGAACGGACGGGGCTCGAACCCGCGACCCCCTGCGTGACAGGCAGGTATTCTAACCAACTGAACTACCGCTCCACCGATTCTTTCACGGTTCTCAGCAACCGGCTGAGAACCGTCTGTTCCTGTTGCTTTCCTTGTCAGGGGAAAAGGAACGAATTTAATGCCTGGCAGTTCCCTACTCTCGCATGGGGAGACCCCACACTACCATCGGCGCTACGGCGTTTCACTTCTGAGTTCGGCATGGGGTCAGGTGGGACCACCGCGCTAAAGCCGCCAGGCAAATTCTTTGTGCACGAAACGAATCTTTTACGTCATGACCGCGTTGCCATCGCTCAGCCACACCGGTCACATACTTCAGTATGCTCCCGCTGATGTCTTCGCTCTGCGCCTCGTCACGCCGCAAAATCTTTCGTTTCCGCAAATTATTATCCGGTACAGGCTGAAAATTGTGTCTCTCAAAAACGCCTCTGGCGTTGTAAGGTTAAGCCTCACGGGTCATTAGTACCGGTTAGCTCAACGCATCGCTGCGCTTACACACCCGGCCTATCAACGTCGTAGTCTTCAACGTCCCTTCAGGACTCTCAAGGAGTCAGGGAGAACTCATCTCGGGGCAAGTTTCGTGCTTAGATGCTTTCAGCACTTATCTTTTCCGCACTTAGCTACCGGGCAATGCCATTGGCATGACAACCCGAACACCAGTGGTGCGTTCACTCCGGTCCTCTCGTACTAGGAGCAACCCCCCTCAATTCTCCAGCGCCCACGGCAGATAGGGACCGAACTGTCTCACGACGTTCTAAACCCAGCTCGCGTACCACTTTAAACGGCGAACAGCCGTACCCTTGGGACCTACTTCAGCCCCAGATGTGATGAGCCGACATCGAGGTGCCAAACACCGCCGTCGATATGAACTCTTGGGCGGTATCAGCCTGTTATCCCCGGAGTACCTTTTATCCGTTGA is a genomic window containing:
- the mltD gene encoding murein transglycosylase D, with translation MKAKAILLASVLLVGCQASRNDANIPEQHAQSLSSAGQGENGKYGDEFLSPRWQEDGTGLAADADLWSFISDELKMGIPENPAIREQKRKFLKNKSYLHDVTLRAEPYMYWIVEQIQKRKMPMELVLLPIVESAFDPRATSSANAAGIWQIVAATGRNYGLKQNQYYDGRRDVVASTKVALDMMQRLNTMFDGDWLLTIAAYNSGEGRVLKAIKQNKARGKPTDFWHLSLPRETTVYVPKMLALSELLKNNKRYGIKLPTPNESRALARVEVGQQIQLTQAAEMAGMSLTKLKSFNTGYKGGATAPNGPHYIMVPKSNVAKLRNSLASGDIAAVQPTQLAKASASGGYKVRRGDTLSGIAAKLGVSVSTLKQENNLRGADIRPGQTLTIGSNGTRLADNGNSITYRVRKGDSLDSIARHHGVNIKDVMRWNSVLDNAKDIQPGDNLTLFVNNNATPDT
- the hpxZ gene encoding oxalurate catabolism protein HpxZ codes for the protein MNREINLPQVLTEVTAQFYRYEQALVSNDVEELDALFWHDPRTVRLGAGENLYGIDEIRAFRAARPSAGLNRTLRNTVITTFGEDYAVCSTEFTRPGSDKIGRQQQTWVRMPHGWCIVAAQVSLMS
- a CDS encoding GntR family transcriptional regulator gives rise to the protein MTSKTGQRDATHLQDKDEGIYQALMNAIVEHQLPPGSKLPEEALSGVFGVSRTGIRKVLQRLAAVQMVTLTPKRGAQVATPGVEEARDIFSTRSLMECANLPAVLAHLQPPHLAALEQLIAQENQAHADHDGPAAIRLSAAFHIQLQAISGNQVLTGMVTSLTQRSSLVIAAWGAPWQRGCRCDDHANLLALLRARALEPLTLALQHHFEHIVSSLHFERSGETLPDFSRLFASVSGVAS
- a CDS encoding endonuclease/exonuclease/phosphatase family protein — its product is MRKKTYAMRYVAGQPVEQIFPPGAMLHLGQALPPGAPLPAHPNLKVLVWNIFKQQRADWMSVLEGFGKDAHLVLLQEAQTTPELVEFATSNYLAADQVPAFVLPQHPSGVMTLASAHPVYCCPLREREPLLRLSKSALVTAYPLPAGDMLMVVNIHAVNFSLGVDVYSKQLGPIGEQIMHHQGPVIMAGDFNAWSRQRINALYRFAQRMKLEEVMFTADHRRKAFGRPLDFVFYRDLRVSEASVLVTRASDHNPLLVEFSSGR
- the hpxA gene encoding allantoin racemase, which gives rise to MSLIQVINPNTSLAMTETIAQAARAVAAPGTEILAVSPSQGVPSIEGHFDEAIAAIGVLEQIKLGREQGVSGHVIACFGDPGLLAARELASGPVIGIAEAAMHTATLLATRFSIVTTLPRTLVIARHLLQQYGFTHHCAALHAIDLPVLALEDGSGLAQEKVRQRCIQAKREDGSGAIVLGCGGMATLAASLTQELGLPVIDGVSAAVKMVESLVALGFGTSKHGDLAWPLQKPLSGAFQHLN
- the gloB gene encoding hydroxyacylglutathione hydrolase is translated as MNLTSIPALQDNYIWALTDDQGKCLIVDPGEAQPVLEKMASNGWEPVAILLTHHHNDHTGGVKTLCEHFPQLEVYGPQETEAKGARTIVSEGDKVTVLGLTFDVIHTPGHTLGHISYYSAPYLFCGDTLFSGGCGRLFEGTAEQMYDSFQKLNQLPGETLVCCAHEYTLSNLKFAAAILPHDPQIMAEYQKIKDLRAENGISLPVKLAHERSINLFLRSQDVDLQRALNVNVSDEPLWHTFAVLREKKDAF
- the rnhA gene encoding ribonuclease HI, yielding MRKQVEIFTDGSCLGNPGPGGYGAILRYGQHEKTFSAGYHLTTNNRMELMAAIVSLEALTQPCDVVLSTDSQYVRQGITSWIHNWKKRGWKTADKKPVKNVDLWQRLDLALSTHKIQWEWVKGHAGHPENERCDVLARTAAENPAFEDIGYKAES
- a CDS encoding NCS1 family nucleobase:cation symporter-1, translated to MPKQSTVASAASEASARYSPRLCNEDLAPTRNQNWSWYNIFSFWMSDVHSMGGYVVAASFFTLGLASWQVLLCLLAGICIVQICANLVAKPSQMAGVPYAVICRQAFGVFGANIPAVIRGLIAFAWYGIQTYLAANALMLVLLKFAPSLTSMTVPHWLGLSLLGWCCFGIMWLLQAMVFWHGMNAIKRFIDVAGPAVYVVMVALAGWIVYKTGFDGISFTLASKSLTAGEQTWQMITATALVVSYFSGPLLNFGDFSRYGKNMSEIRRGNRWGLPFNFLLFSVVTVVIVSGTQSLFGKMITDPIETVSMVGNDLAVAIGLLTMITATIGINIVANFVSPAFDFSNCSPQKISFRTGGMIAAVGSVLLTPWNLFQSPELIHYTLDVLGSFIGPLFGILLTDFYLIKRGRISVDDLFNDTPSGRYWYRGGFNPKAIGALLPSVAICLVISFIPSLHQVANFSWFIGAGLAAGCYRFIAREDREAEDVTRAHGEVVAQKNQAVAE
- the dnaQ gene encoding DNA polymerase III subunit epsilon; this encodes MSTANNRQIVLDTETTGMNLIGVHYEGHRIIEIGAVEVINRRLTGNNFHMYLKPDRLVDPEAFGVHGIADEFLADKPAFSEIADEFLDYIRGAELVIHNAPFDIGFMDYEFSKLNRGIEKTETFCKITDSLALARRMFPGKRNSLDALCSRYEIDNTKRTLHGALLDAEILAEVFLTMTGGQTSLSFLSESESAREAQGESIQRIVRPASALRVVTASEEEVVAHESRLDLVMKKGGSCLWRG
- the puuE gene encoding allantoinase PuuE → MTDAAEKKEYSFNKNYPRDLIGYGANPPHAAWPNNARVAVQFVLNYEEGAENSVLHGDAGSEQFLSDIIGAASYTDRHMSMESLYEYGSRAGFWRIHNEFQKRGLPLTVFGVAMALARHPEIVEAIKQADYDVVSHGWRWIHYQGMDAKTERQHMQQAVDVLVDLFGKAPTGWYTGRDSPNTRRLVVEQGGFSYDSDYYGDDLPFWTQVTCQDGTVKPHLVIPYTLECNDMRFASPQGFNTAEQFFTYLRDTFDVLYEEGETAPKMMSVGMHCRLLGRPGKFRALQNFLDHIQQHDDVWICTRQQIADHWIATHPAP
- a CDS encoding class I SAM-dependent methyltransferase, with protein sequence MKPAKSRQILNAPLSWRDMPWGEYFRDALTQQLQPYLGKLYGFHMLKLGNLSAEINTENCAISHQVNVGSKGEQLQVLADPMQLPFESKSVDACLMAHTLAWSQDPHRVLREVDRVLIDDGWMIISGFNPFSLLGVSKMVPGLTRKAPWSGRMFSQMRLLDWLGLLNYEVVYRTRFQVLPWHRQGGKLISAHLPALGCLNIVVARKRTFPLLPTRAKKSLSTSKIRQTVNATRQFRKAEDQDSAL